From Salmo salar chromosome ssa04, Ssal_v3.1, whole genome shotgun sequence, one genomic window encodes:
- the LOC106601382 gene encoding deleted in malignant brain tumors 1 protein, protein MMRQAKVVCRELDCGNPVAESRGPLIKDGRKGVSLFSRCSGDESSIRQCDIIPGVCNGKYYHHVTCSESVRLVDGAGLCSGRVEVKSNQSWVSVCEADFDRQDAEVVCGELGCGAPAALQGGLYGEGEGQTWDKEFQCKGKESLLLDCDTSDRENNTCLPGNAVGLTCSEPDDVRLVGGGSRCAGGVERYDQGEWRTVGADAEQRMNNTAAVVCRQLGCGSTVSVTPGNTSKWSLVSCSGSESSLRKCWRSYYLYPGFTVICSDLLVQPNISLTDSMGGVSRGHQGPEVYRGYSFTITCSTQPQYPGGSFLLTFTGSNRTQTQQAVNHSAAFLFPAADDSHQGTYRCVYDNYVFSHNFSSESELLSLTITASPLPAFIIIIVVVLLILLTAITTSYLYYKPTRRQKRVNRVSSMDLYVNDMEMVSLSSRAEAGPGEERAAQGTE, encoded by the exons aTGATGAGACAAGCTAAGGTTGTGTGTAGAGAGCTGGACTGTGGGAATCCTGTAGCTGAATCTAGAGGACCTCTGATTAAAGATGGAAGAAAAGGAGTCTCACTATTtagtagatgtagtggagatGAGTCTTCTATTAGACAGTGTGACatcatacctggtgtctgtaatGGTAAATATTATCATCATGTGACCTGTTCAG AGTCTGTGCGGCTTGTGGATGGAGCTGGTCTCTGctctgggagagtggaggtgaagTCCAATCAGTCCTGGGTCTCAGTGTGTGAAGCTGACTTTGACCGGCAGGATGCAGAGGTAGTCTGTGGGGAGCTTGGCTGTGGGGCTCCTGCAGCTCTACAGGGGGGGCTCTATGGAGAAGGTGAGGGTCAGACCTGGGATAAAGAGTTCCAGTGTAAAGGCAAAGAGTCCCTTCTCCTGGACTgtgacacctcagacagagaaaaCAACACCTGTCTACCTGGTAATGCTGTTGGACTCACCTGCTCAG agcCTGACGAtgtgaggctggtgggaggaggcagTCGCTGTGCTGGTGGAGTGGAGCGGTACGACCAGGGGGAGTGGAGGACTGTGGGAGCTGATGCTGAGCAGCGCATGAATAATACAGCTGCAGTAGTGTGTAGACAGCTGGGTTGTGGCTCCACTGTTTCAGTAACACCTGGAAACACCAGTAAATGGAGTTTAGTTTCCTGTTCTGGGTCTGAGTCTTCACTGAGGAAGTGTTGGAGAAGTTATTATCTCTATCCTGGATTCACAGTGATCTGCTCAG ATCTCCTGGTCCAGCCTAATATCTCCCTGACTGACTCAATGGGAGGGGTCTCCAGGGGTCACCAGGGGCCTGAGGTGTACAGGGGCTACAGCTTCACCATCACCTGCTCCACTCAGCCACAGTACCCAGGAGGCTCCTTCCTCCTCACGTTCACCGGCTCCAACAGAACCCAGACCCAGCAAGCTGTCAATCACTCCGCTGCCTTCCTCTTCCCTGCTGCAGATGACTCCCACCAAGGGACCTACAGATGTGTTTATGACAATTATGTTTTCTCTCATAACTTCTCCTCTGAGAGTGagctcctctccctcaccatcaCAG CCTCTCCTCTGCcagccttcatcatcatcattgttgtagtgctgctgatcctacTGACAGCCATCACCACCTCCTACCTGTACTACAAG CCCACCAGGAGGCAGAAGAGAGTGAACAGGGTGAGCAGCATGGATCTTTATGTCAATGACATGGAGATGGTCTCTCTGAGCTCCAGAGCTGAAGCTGgaccgggagaggagagagcagcccaGGGGACGGAGTAG